A single region of the Salarchaeum japonicum genome encodes:
- a CDS encoding amidohydrolase family protein: MELEGTILAGPTFDAVEGRVVVEDGEIAAVEACETDSEDIVLPAFVNAHTHIGDSIAKEAGRGLTLEELVAPPGGLKHRLLREASRSELVAAMARSMSFMEATGTSDFIEFREGGRRGVEMLHEAAEGRALRPFVMGRGDADEVLPVADGYGATGANDDQFGAERDAARDAGKPFAIHAGEADATDIHPAIDLDPDLLVHMVHAEPEHLTRVTDEDIPIAVCPRSNLTTGVGLPDIAELSDFTTVALGTDNVFLNSPSMFREMEFAAKLSDCTAPEILGMATRNGAEILDRNYGTIEEGRDARLLVLDGDSDNLAGYQDAVRAVVRRAGESDVKRVLLKS; encoded by the coding sequence ATGGAACTCGAAGGCACCATCCTCGCCGGCCCGACGTTCGACGCAGTCGAGGGTCGCGTCGTCGTCGAGGACGGTGAAATCGCGGCGGTCGAAGCGTGCGAGACGGACTCCGAGGACATCGTGCTGCCGGCGTTCGTGAACGCGCACACCCACATCGGGGACTCCATCGCGAAGGAGGCCGGGCGCGGGCTGACGCTTGAGGAACTGGTCGCGCCGCCGGGCGGCCTCAAGCACCGACTCCTCCGGGAGGCGTCCCGCTCGGAGCTGGTGGCGGCGATGGCGCGCTCGATGTCGTTCATGGAGGCGACGGGAACCTCCGACTTCATCGAGTTCCGGGAGGGCGGCCGGCGCGGCGTCGAGATGCTCCACGAGGCCGCGGAGGGCCGCGCGCTCCGGCCGTTCGTGATGGGGCGCGGCGACGCCGACGAGGTGTTGCCGGTGGCGGACGGGTACGGCGCGACGGGCGCGAACGACGACCAGTTCGGCGCGGAGCGCGACGCCGCGCGGGACGCCGGGAAGCCGTTCGCGATTCACGCGGGCGAGGCGGACGCCACCGACATCCATCCCGCCATCGACCTCGACCCCGACCTGCTCGTCCACATGGTGCACGCCGAACCGGAACACCTCACGCGAGTAACGGACGAAGACATCCCCATCGCGGTGTGTCCGCGCTCGAACCTCACGACGGGCGTCGGCCTCCCCGATATCGCGGAGCTGAGCGACTTCACGACGGTGGCGCTCGGGACGGACAACGTCTTCCTCAACAGCCCCTCGATGTTCCGCGAGATGGAGTTCGCGGCGAAACTCAGCGACTGCACCGCGCCCGAGATACTGGGGATGGCGACGCGGAACGGCGCGGAGATACTCGACCGGAACTACGGCACCATCGAGGAGGGCCGGGACGCGCGCCTGCTCGTGTTAGACGGCGACTCGGACAACCTCGCGGGCTACCAGGACGCCGTGCGCGCGGTCGTGCGGCGCGCGGGCGAGAGCGACGTGAAGCGCGTCCTCCTCAAGAGTTAA
- a CDS encoding HD domain-containing protein: protein MHTVKDSVHDHIEVEGVAAALLDTPAVQRLRRIKQLGTVSLVYPSANHTRFEHSLGVYHLASQALAHLGIDGPRAERVRAAAILHDIGHGPYSHNVEDLIHRRTGKYHDDVAGLVETEPIAGVLDDHGLDPARVTALVTGEDELGQLVAGELDVDRMDYLVRDAHHTGVPYGTIDTGRLVRELTFIDGRLVLKEGNVQTAESLLLARALMNPTVYSHHVARISKAMLRRASERLLETGDVTGEQLRRMDDYELLVRLRGHDASRALADRLADRDLYKRAVWAELDDVAEDVFDPEEPLFDPDHETVRAFEDDIAADAGVESEHVVLDVQGQPSMRESTTGVLVNGEIRRLDEQSTLVRALQMAQREQWRLGVYAPDDLTEPVGRAAERVLGLDVDGALVSETTTGEYASLDDYNE from the coding sequence ATGCACACGGTGAAGGACAGCGTCCACGACCACATCGAGGTCGAGGGCGTCGCCGCCGCCCTCCTCGACACGCCGGCCGTCCAGCGACTGCGCCGCATCAAGCAACTCGGCACGGTCTCCCTCGTCTACCCCTCCGCGAACCACACGCGCTTCGAACACAGCCTCGGCGTCTACCACCTCGCGTCGCAGGCGCTCGCCCACCTGGGAATCGACGGCCCGCGCGCCGAGCGCGTGCGCGCCGCCGCCATCCTCCACGACATCGGCCACGGCCCCTACAGCCACAACGTCGAAGACCTCATCCACCGACGCACCGGCAAGTACCACGACGACGTGGCCGGCCTCGTCGAAACTGAGCCTATCGCGGGCGTGCTCGACGACCACGGCCTCGACCCCGCGCGGGTGACCGCGCTCGTCACCGGCGAGGACGAACTCGGCCAGCTCGTCGCGGGCGAACTCGACGTGGACAGGATGGACTACCTCGTCCGGGACGCCCACCACACCGGCGTCCCCTACGGCACCATCGACACCGGCCGGCTCGTCCGGGAGCTCACGTTCATCGACGGCCGCCTCGTCCTCAAGGAGGGGAACGTCCAGACCGCGGAGTCCCTCCTGCTCGCCCGCGCGCTGATGAATCCGACCGTGTACAGCCACCACGTCGCCCGCATCTCCAAGGCGATGCTGCGCCGGGCGAGCGAACGCCTCCTCGAAACGGGCGACGTGACCGGCGAACAGCTGCGGCGGATGGACGACTACGAACTCCTCGTCCGCCTCCGCGGACACGACGCGTCGCGCGCGCTCGCCGACCGGCTCGCCGACCGCGACCTCTACAAGCGCGCCGTCTGGGCGGAACTGGACGACGTGGCCGAGGACGTGTTCGACCCCGAGGAACCGCTGTTCGACCCCGACCACGAGACCGTGCGCGCGTTCGAGGACGACATCGCCGCGGACGCCGGCGTGGAGAGCGAGCACGTGGTTCTGGACGTGCAGGGCCAGCCGTCGATGCGGGAGTCCACCACGGGCGTGCTCGTGAACGGCGAAATCCGGCGGCTGGACGAGCAGTCCACGCTCGTTCGCGCGCTCCAGATGGCTCAGCGCGAACAGTGGCGGCTCGGCGTGTACGCGCCGGACGACCTCACCGAACCCGTCGGGCGGGCGGCGGAGCGCGTGCTCGGCCTCGACGTGGACGGCGCGCTCGTGAGCGAGACCACGACGGGCGAGTACGCGAGCCTCGACGACTACAACGAATAA
- the cofD gene encoding 2-phospho-L-lactate transferase yields the protein MVTFLAGGTGTPKLLAGARRVFDGPHAVVGNTGDDVELGGLLVSPDIDTVLFDGGGVLDRETWWGIEGDTTETHDELTRLAAEAGIDAEPRYLPPEKQTTGRDIARWRRFSGAWEFMELGDRDRAVHVFRTSLLDEGRSLTEVTRTLADAFDVPEDVVPMSDDPVASIVHTPERELHFQEYWVAERAEPPVERVEFRGAADAEASDAALAAVREGPVVVGPSNPITSIGPMVALDGLRDALRDATVVAVSPFVADEVFSGPAAELMEAKGYEASTRGVADAYDFADAFVLDTDDGTDLARPVVRTDTRMDDDADARRVADAVRDALEVA from the coding sequence ATGGTGACGTTTCTCGCCGGCGGCACGGGGACGCCGAAACTCCTCGCCGGCGCGCGAAGGGTGTTCGACGGCCCGCACGCGGTGGTGGGGAACACGGGCGACGACGTGGAACTCGGCGGCCTCCTCGTCTCGCCGGACATCGACACCGTGCTGTTCGACGGCGGCGGCGTGCTCGACCGCGAGACCTGGTGGGGAATCGAAGGCGACACGACGGAGACCCACGACGAACTGACGCGCCTCGCCGCGGAGGCCGGTATCGACGCCGAACCCCGTTATCTTCCGCCCGAAAAGCAGACCACGGGTCGAGACATCGCGCGCTGGCGGCGGTTTTCGGGCGCGTGGGAGTTCATGGAACTCGGCGACCGGGACAGGGCGGTGCACGTGTTCCGGACGAGCCTCCTCGACGAGGGGCGCTCGCTGACCGAGGTGACGCGGACGCTCGCGGACGCGTTCGACGTTCCGGAGGACGTGGTGCCGATGAGCGACGACCCGGTGGCGAGCATCGTCCACACGCCCGAGCGCGAACTCCACTTCCAGGAGTACTGGGTCGCGGAGCGCGCCGAACCCCCGGTGGAGCGCGTGGAGTTCCGGGGCGCGGCGGACGCCGAGGCGAGCGATGCGGCGCTCGCGGCGGTGCGGGAGGGGCCGGTGGTGGTCGGGCCGTCGAACCCGATTACGAGCATCGGGCCGATGGTCGCCCTGGACGGCCTGCGGGACGCGCTCCGCGACGCGACGGTGGTGGCGGTGTCGCCGTTCGTGGCGGACGAGGTGTTCAGCGGCCCCGCGGCGGAACTCATGGAGGCCAAGGGGTACGAGGCGAGCACGCGCGGCGTCGCGGACGCCTACGACTTCGCGGACGCGTTCGTGCTCGACACCGACGACGGCACCGACCTCGCGCGCCCCGTGGTGCGGACGGACACGCGGATGGACGACGACGCGGACGCTCGACGGGTCGCGGACGCCGTCCGGGACGCGCTGGAGGTGGCGTAG
- a CDS encoding tRNA-dihydrouridine synthase codes for MFEPRVALASLSGDADAAWARDASEYAGLALLGGLALDDATRAAAREMVADRDRTEFLPDDPIDFLASELDRVADAPIRPGFNVRTTTLAPLRAAARECAARDAVLEVNAHCRQSEMCAAGAGETLLRDADRLAAQVAAASDAGATVSVKVRAEVEGVDLPALSRELDAAGADCLHVDAMDSESVIRDVRECFDGFLVANNGVRGRETAREYLDYGADAVSVGRPSDNPRVLARVRDAIGEWFDA; via the coding sequence GTGTTCGAGCCACGGGTCGCGCTCGCGAGCCTGAGCGGCGACGCGGACGCCGCGTGGGCGCGCGACGCGAGCGAGTACGCGGGCCTCGCGCTCCTCGGCGGCCTCGCGCTGGACGACGCGACCCGCGCGGCCGCCCGCGAGATGGTTGCCGACCGCGACAGAACCGAGTTCCTCCCCGACGACCCCATCGACTTCCTCGCGAGCGAACTCGACCGCGTCGCGGACGCTCCCATCCGACCCGGGTTCAACGTCCGGACGACGACGCTCGCCCCGCTCCGCGCCGCCGCCCGCGAGTGCGCCGCGCGCGACGCCGTCCTCGAAGTGAACGCGCACTGCCGCCAGTCCGAGATGTGCGCCGCCGGTGCGGGCGAAACCCTCCTCCGGGACGCCGACCGCCTCGCCGCGCAGGTGGCGGCCGCGAGCGACGCGGGCGCGACCGTCTCGGTGAAGGTTCGCGCCGAGGTCGAGGGCGTCGATCTGCCCGCGCTCTCCCGGGAACTCGACGCGGCGGGCGCGGACTGCCTGCACGTGGACGCGATGGACTCAGAGTCCGTGATTCGGGACGTACGCGAGTGCTTCGACGGATTCCTGGTGGCGAACAACGGCGTGCGCGGCCGCGAGACCGCCCGCGAGTACCTCGACTACGGCGCGGACGCGGTGTCGGTGGGGCGGCCGAGCGACAACCCGCGCGTCCTCGCGCGCGTCCGCGACGCCATAGGGGAGTGGTTCGATGCGTAG
- a CDS encoding triphosphoribosyl-dephospho-CoA synthase, whose amino-acid sequence MRSHAANAELALLLEVAGTPKPGNVDRHRDFPDLRFEHFLAGAVGARPGLDDAESGAPVGEAFERAVAGMSEQSGGNTQFGCLLLLVPLVRAAAERGLTPESVTHVVEDTTVADAAGFYRAFDHVAVAVPDLPDDADALDVRRGSDAVPELEARGLTLYDVMAESAPADGNAVEWVGGFERTFAAADRIEAGAGSILDRAADAFLYLLADEPDSLVAGQHGREVAREVSSRASELLDAPDADVAAFADDLVARDINPGTTADVTSAALFVALERGVAV is encoded by the coding sequence ATGCGTAGCCACGCCGCGAACGCCGAACTCGCGCTCCTGCTCGAAGTCGCGGGCACGCCGAAACCCGGGAACGTCGACCGCCACCGCGACTTCCCGGACTTGCGGTTCGAGCACTTCCTCGCGGGCGCGGTCGGCGCGCGCCCCGGCCTCGACGACGCCGAATCCGGCGCGCCCGTGGGTGAGGCGTTCGAGCGCGCGGTCGCGGGGATGAGCGAGCAGTCGGGCGGGAACACCCAGTTCGGCTGTCTGCTCCTCCTCGTCCCGCTCGTCCGCGCCGCGGCCGAGCGCGGCCTCACCCCCGAGTCCGTCACGCACGTCGTCGAGGACACCACGGTCGCGGACGCCGCCGGGTTCTACCGCGCGTTCGACCACGTCGCGGTGGCCGTCCCCGACCTCCCCGACGACGCGGACGCGCTCGACGTGCGCCGGGGGAGCGACGCCGTCCCCGAACTCGAAGCCCGCGGCCTCACACTCTACGACGTCATGGCGGAGAGCGCGCCCGCGGACGGGAACGCGGTCGAGTGGGTCGGGGGGTTCGAGCGGACGTTCGCCGCCGCCGACCGCATCGAGGCCGGCGCGGGGTCGATACTCGACCGCGCCGCCGACGCCTTCCTCTATCTGCTCGCGGACGAACCGGACTCGCTCGTCGCCGGCCAGCACGGCCGCGAGGTCGCGCGCGAGGTGTCGAGTCGGGCGAGCGAACTGCTCGACGCGCCGGACGCGGACGTCGCCGCGTTCGCGGACGACCTCGTGGCGCGCGACATCAACCCCGGAACGACCGCCGACGTCACGAGCGCCGCGCTGTTCGTCGCGCTCGAACGCGGGGTGGCGGTGTGA
- a CDS encoding DUF447 domain-containing protein translates to MSDWPADLRGVTETVVTTLGPNERWNAAALGVHAPRSDADSDAPATATTWGRTRTRGNFERRGAGYVQFTTDPVVFVEAALSIQETDDPVLDAADAWARVTVERLESGNSGGTEWVEWALRPVETGVVRESVATTNRGYYAVVEATVAASRLDVPAYDAAVLRERLDYFADVVERCGGEREREAMALVAEYSAYENESF, encoded by the coding sequence GTGAGCGACTGGCCCGCCGACCTCCGCGGCGTCACCGAGACCGTCGTGACGACGCTCGGTCCGAACGAGCGGTGGAACGCCGCCGCCCTGGGCGTGCACGCGCCGCGGAGCGACGCGGACAGCGACGCTCCCGCGACGGCGACGACATGGGGGCGGACGCGGACGCGCGGGAACTTCGAACGCCGCGGGGCGGGCTACGTGCAGTTCACGACCGACCCCGTGGTGTTCGTGGAGGCGGCGCTCTCGATTCAGGAGACCGACGACCCCGTGCTGGACGCGGCGGACGCCTGGGCGCGCGTCACGGTCGAGCGCCTGGAGTCGGGGAACTCGGGGGGGACGGAGTGGGTGGAGTGGGCGTTGCGGCCGGTCGAAACGGGCGTGGTTCGGGAGTCGGTGGCGACGACGAACCGCGGGTACTACGCGGTCGTGGAGGCGACGGTGGCGGCGTCCCGGCTGGACGTGCCGGCCTACGACGCGGCGGTGCTCCGGGAGCGCCTCGACTACTTCGCGGACGTGGTCGAACGCTGTGGCGGCGAGCGCGAGCGCGAGGCGATGGCGCTCGTCGCCGAGTACAGCGCGTACGAGAACGAATCCTTTTAA
- a CDS encoding 30S ribosomal protein S17e, giving the protein MAIKPDYVKKTGNILMERYPDAFSREDFEHNKDAVVELTNIESKEVRNRIAGYITHKRQ; this is encoded by the coding sequence ATGGCCATCAAGCCCGACTACGTCAAGAAGACGGGGAACATCCTCATGGAGCGATACCCCGACGCGTTCAGCCGCGAGGACTTCGAGCACAACAAGGACGCCGTCGTGGAACTGACGAACATCGAGTCGAAGGAAGTCCGCAACCGCATCGCGGGCTACATCACGCACAAGCGACAGTAG
- the asd gene encoding aspartate-semialdehyde dehydrogenase, whose amino-acid sequence MVNVGVLGATGAVGQRFIQLLSEHDEFELTTVTASPESAGDTYREAAKWRVDTPIPEDVATLEVRETDPDAIPDDVDLLFSSLPSSVAERVEHGFCEAGYVVSSNSSNERTADDVPLVIPEVNADHLDLIEVQRDERGWDGALVKNPNCSTITMVPTLAALDAFGLDTVHVATLQAVSGAGYSGVTSMEILDNVLPHIGGEESKMESESRKLLGEFTGAEVDWHDVDVSASCNRVPTLDGHLENVWAELDDDPTVEAVVDAFEDAASQDLPSAPDPLIHVFEEPDRPQPRLDRMLGGGMAVAAGGVQQTESGIQYNTLAHNTIRGAAGASVLNGELLARDGWL is encoded by the coding sequence ATGGTAAACGTAGGCGTACTCGGAGCGACTGGTGCCGTCGGACAGCGATTCATCCAGTTGCTCTCCGAGCACGACGAGTTCGAGCTGACGACCGTCACCGCGAGCCCCGAGTCCGCGGGCGACACGTACCGGGAGGCGGCGAAGTGGCGGGTGGACACGCCGATTCCCGAGGACGTGGCGACCCTCGAAGTCCGGGAGACCGACCCGGACGCGATTCCGGACGACGTCGACCTCCTCTTCTCCTCGCTCCCGTCGTCGGTCGCGGAACGCGTCGAACACGGCTTCTGTGAGGCGGGCTACGTGGTGTCCTCGAACTCCTCGAACGAGCGCACCGCGGACGACGTGCCGCTCGTCATCCCCGAAGTGAACGCCGACCACCTCGACCTCATCGAGGTGCAGCGCGACGAGCGCGGCTGGGACGGCGCGCTCGTGAAGAACCCGAACTGCTCCACCATCACGATGGTGCCGACGCTCGCGGCGCTGGACGCGTTCGGCCTCGACACGGTGCACGTCGCCACCCTCCAGGCGGTGTCCGGCGCGGGCTACTCGGGCGTCACGTCGATGGAAATCCTCGACAACGTCCTCCCCCACATCGGCGGCGAGGAGTCGAAGATGGAGTCCGAGTCCCGGAAGCTCCTCGGCGAGTTCACGGGCGCGGAAGTGGACTGGCACGACGTGGACGTCTCCGCGTCCTGCAACCGCGTCCCCACGCTCGACGGCCACCTGGAGAACGTCTGGGCGGAACTCGACGACGACCCGACCGTCGAAGCGGTCGTGGACGCCTTCGAGGACGCGGCCTCCCAGGACTTGCCGAGCGCGCCCGACCCCCTGATTCACGTGTTCGAGGAGCCCGACCGGCCGCAGCCGCGTCTCGACCGGATGCTCGGCGGCGGGATGGCGGTCGCGGCGGGCGGCGTCCAGCAGACGGAGAGCGGGATTCAGTACAACACGCTCGCGCACAACACCATCCGCGGCGCGGCGGGTGCGAGCGTGCTGAACGGCGAACTGCTCGCGCGCGACGGCTGGCTCTAG
- a CDS encoding D-2-hydroxyacid dehydrogenase, with amino-acid sequence MTEPTIAVLRADTHGLSSRKYADALEARLPDHEIRYAATPRAEREAVADAEIVTGTGIDTDLLDAARDIELFACAYAGYNHLPMDALRERGVAVTNGAGIHAPGIAEQVLGYLLTFARNLQQGFRQSERGEWRHYKAHGELTDATVTIVGLGAIGTEVEQRLRGFGAHTIGVRYTPEKGGPTDEVVGFDPADVHDAFARSDYVVLACPLTETTAGLVDAAAFETLEPDAVLVNVARGGVVETDALVDALRGESIRGAALDVTDPEPLPPDHVLWTLDNCLVTPHNAGHTPQHWTRLADILAENVRRLDAGEELKNRVD; translated from the coding sequence GTGACCGAACCCACGATAGCGGTGTTGCGCGCGGACACCCACGGCCTGTCGTCGCGCAAGTACGCGGACGCCCTCGAAGCGCGACTCCCCGACCACGAGATCCGGTACGCGGCGACCCCGCGGGCGGAACGCGAGGCGGTCGCGGACGCCGAGATAGTGACCGGAACCGGCATCGACACCGACCTGCTTGACGCCGCCCGCGACATCGAGTTGTTCGCGTGCGCGTACGCGGGCTACAACCACCTTCCGATGGACGCCCTGCGCGAGCGCGGCGTCGCGGTGACGAACGGCGCGGGCATCCACGCGCCCGGCATCGCCGAGCAAGTCCTGGGCTATCTGTTGACGTTCGCGCGGAATCTCCAGCAGGGCTTCCGGCAGTCCGAGCGCGGCGAGTGGCGGCACTACAAGGCCCACGGCGAACTCACGGACGCGACCGTCACCATCGTCGGACTGGGCGCTATCGGCACCGAGGTCGAACAGCGCCTCCGCGGGTTCGGCGCGCACACAATCGGCGTCCGGTACACGCCCGAGAAGGGCGGGCCGACGGACGAAGTCGTCGGGTTCGACCCCGCGGACGTGCACGACGCGTTCGCGCGAAGCGACTACGTCGTGCTCGCGTGCCCGCTCACCGAGACCACGGCGGGCCTCGTGGACGCGGCGGCGTTCGAGACGCTCGAACCCGACGCCGTCCTGGTGAACGTCGCGCGCGGCGGCGTCGTGGAGACGGACGCGCTCGTGGACGCGCTCCGCGGCGAGAGCATTCGCGGGGCGGCGCTCGACGTGACCGACCCCGAACCGCTCCCGCCCGACCACGTGCTCTGGACGCTCGACAACTGCCTCGTCACGCCGCACAACGCCGGCCACACGCCACAGCACTGGACGCGGCTCGCGGACATCCTCGCGGAGAACGTCCGGCGTCTCGACGCCGGTGAAGAACTGAAGAACCGCGTGGACTAG
- a CDS encoding DUF7537 family lipoprotein — protein sequence MRSPIRRAALVGCVALLLVTAGCSGGTPTSVTETTAPTTSAATTGTTGNVSAEQYPPGVAANGTLVNVSVLLDAHAAATANEPTVLTQRWTNADETVVRSYARGANRTPYYSTFERTADGERVTEAFYGTDAREYVRVTADEETFYSVVQDSFTNTRAWTNDDVFEPRSALHLLLAGGNYSVNGTVERGGRTFVQFTADEPSPANGLYDAYEGTVLVTPDGVVHDIDAATTVNSDGETVRTEHSIALDADAEWSGPPSWVGDVPHLSLSIVADGHAVELRNTGGGALPANTTLRVGASTDPVWGSNPSARAGDVAGTVTTNARLEPGDAVYVTATENGTSFSLHDDPARGDYTFGFAGVSGTQQNVTYRLVTGIKNATAD from the coding sequence ATGAGGTCTCCGATACGACGCGCGGCCCTCGTCGGCTGCGTCGCCCTCCTCCTCGTCACCGCCGGCTGTAGCGGCGGGACGCCCACCAGCGTCACCGAGACGACCGCACCGACGACCAGCGCCGCGACGACCGGAACGACAGGGAACGTCAGCGCGGAGCAGTACCCGCCGGGGGTCGCGGCGAACGGGACGCTCGTGAACGTCTCCGTCCTCCTCGACGCGCACGCCGCCGCGACGGCAAACGAACCGACGGTGCTCACGCAGCGGTGGACGAACGCGGACGAGACCGTCGTTCGGAGCTACGCGCGCGGCGCGAACCGGACGCCGTACTACAGCACGTTCGAGCGCACCGCCGACGGCGAGCGCGTCACCGAGGCGTTCTACGGGACGGACGCGCGCGAGTACGTGCGGGTCACCGCGGACGAAGAGACGTTCTACAGCGTCGTGCAGGACTCATTCACCAATACTCGCGCGTGGACGAACGACGACGTGTTCGAACCACGGTCCGCGCTCCATCTGCTCCTCGCCGGCGGGAACTACAGCGTCAACGGAACCGTCGAACGCGGCGGCCGGACGTTCGTCCAGTTCACCGCCGACGAGCCGTCGCCCGCTAACGGACTGTACGACGCCTACGAGGGAACGGTGCTCGTCACCCCCGACGGCGTCGTCCACGACATCGACGCCGCGACGACCGTGAACTCCGACGGCGAGACGGTGCGCACCGAGCACTCGATAGCGCTCGACGCCGACGCGGAGTGGAGCGGGCCGCCGTCCTGGGTCGGGGACGTTCCGCACCTCTCGCTGTCGATAGTCGCGGACGGCCACGCGGTCGAACTCCGGAACACCGGCGGCGGTGCGCTCCCGGCGAACACGACGCTCCGCGTCGGCGCGTCCACCGACCCCGTCTGGGGCTCTAATCCCTCGGCGCGCGCCGGTGACGTGGCGGGCACCGTCACCACGAACGCCCGCCTCGAACCCGGCGACGCAGTCTACGTGACCGCGACCGAGAACGGGACGTCCTTCTCGCTCCACGACGACCCGGCCCGCGGCGACTACACGTTCGGGTTCGCCGGCGTCTCCGGGACGCAACAGAACGTCACGTATCGACTGGTGACGGGTATCAAAAACGCGACGGCCGACTGA
- the hisD gene encoding histidinol dehydrogenase encodes MTLDPERVAELGPERRRALFERDAGVEAVRGDVRDILSRVRAEGDAALREFAREFDDTDVGNLDVTDAAERAYDDLDDDTRQAIDDAVENVREFHEAQVPDDWREAFDGRELGRRFRPIERAGVYVPGGAAAYPSSAIMGVVPAKVAGVEQVAVATPPADEMNPVTLAAIHAAGADTVYAVGGAQAVGALAYGTETVNSVQLVVGPGNKWVTAAKAEVRGEVEIDFLAGPSEVLVLADDTADPALVAADALAQAEHDPNASVVVVTDDEATADAVCGEIDARLGERERADIIEECLQGDASGVFVARSQSEAVLFAEEYAAEHLSIQAADDEDILDRITNAGSVFLGPYTPVAAGDYATGTNHVLPTNGRAKVTGGLSVDTFLRATTVQRLDRDSLGDIRDTVTTLANAEGLEGHAASVDARFRDE; translated from the coding sequence ATGACTCTCGACCCGGAGCGCGTCGCCGAGCTCGGCCCCGAGCGACGCCGCGCGCTCTTCGAACGCGACGCGGGCGTGGAGGCGGTTCGCGGGGACGTTCGCGATATCCTCTCGCGGGTTCGCGCGGAGGGCGACGCGGCGCTCCGCGAGTTCGCGCGCGAGTTCGACGACACCGACGTGGGGAACCTCGACGTGACCGACGCGGCCGAGCGCGCGTACGACGACCTCGACGACGACACCCGGCAGGCCATCGACGACGCCGTCGAGAACGTCCGCGAGTTCCACGAGGCCCAGGTTCCCGATGACTGGCGCGAGGCGTTCGACGGCCGCGAACTCGGCCGGCGGTTCCGCCCCATCGAGCGCGCTGGCGTCTACGTCCCCGGCGGCGCGGCGGCCTACCCGTCGTCGGCCATCATGGGCGTCGTGCCGGCGAAGGTGGCGGGCGTGGAGCAGGTGGCGGTGGCGACGCCGCCCGCGGACGAGATGAACCCGGTGACGCTCGCGGCGATTCACGCGGCGGGCGCGGACACCGTGTACGCGGTCGGGGGCGCGCAGGCCGTCGGCGCGCTCGCGTACGGCACGGAGACCGTCAACTCCGTCCAGCTCGTCGTCGGTCCCGGAAATAAGTGGGTGACCGCGGCGAAGGCCGAGGTTCGGGGCGAGGTCGAAATCGACTTCCTCGCCGGACCGAGCGAGGTTCTGGTGCTCGCGGACGACACCGCCGACCCGGCGCTGGTCGCGGCGGACGCGCTCGCGCAGGCCGAACACGACCCGAACGCGTCCGTCGTCGTCGTCACGGACGACGAAGCAACCGCGGACGCCGTCTGCGGGGAAATCGACGCCCGCCTCGGCGAGCGCGAGCGCGCGGACATCATCGAGGAGTGCTTGCAGGGCGATGCGAGCGGCGTGTTCGTCGCGCGCTCGCAGAGCGAGGCCGTGCTGTTCGCGGAGGAGTACGCGGCCGAACACCTCTCGATTCAGGCCGCCGACGACGAGGACATCCTCGACCGCATCACGAACGCGGGAAGCGTCTTCCTCGGGCCGTACACGCCCGTCGCGGCCGGCGACTACGCCACCGGCACGAACCACGTCCTCCCGACGAACGGTCGGGCGAAGGTCACCGGCGGCCTCAGCGTGGACACGTTCCTCCGCGCGACCACCGTCCAGCGCCTCGACCGCGACTCCCTCGGCGACATCCGGGACACCGTGACGACGCTCGCGAACGCCGAAGGCCTCGAAGGCCACGCCGCCAGCGTGGACGCCCGGTTCCGCGACGAGTAG